In Rutidosis leptorrhynchoides isolate AG116_Rl617_1_P2 chromosome 2, CSIRO_AGI_Rlap_v1, whole genome shotgun sequence, one genomic interval encodes:
- the LOC139890221 gene encoding protein FAR1-RELATED SEQUENCE 11-like, which translates to MHKKCFFDLNQTPTETYTSSNIDESEITFDKNVTSMNEIVYEPFVGQCFLSEEEAFVFYQKFAKENGFSVRKGRFDNKNGEKRRRDFFCHREGKPVPKIVDHSKQQRNRGTTKCECKAHMRIKLRKINEICPKEWQVTSFILEHHHDLLSTEEVPFLPSFRSITNEDEKRIIMLREGGLSVKQIMRVMELEKNLKHGQLDFLSKDVRNLFGKVFQKKSHNDARDLLEYCQKSRRENSRFQYAFTVDDENKLENIFWSLAHCFDWYQSFGDVVVFDTTYKVNSYEMPFGIFVGIDNNGRTILFGCALLRNETTKTFEWLMKIFVLHMTKAPKTILTDQDKCIIEAISKEMPSTKHAFCIWHITNKFSSWFNSTLRSDYSSWCSEFYNLYKLDTIDECEQQWPSVITKYNLRENKHIIGLYRVKTFWVPAYLREFFFGGMTTTGRSESINAFVKKFLSSNTLLLQFIKQVDFAIEDAEQTQLQDIMLEKYRGSQLRSQSPLEEQAHRFLSPYAFKKFQVQFGLAIQYSIKPETCTKWSRKGVSNTQEASFENVSLLHTDEHVIDLVQCPPISKTKGRPKDNNRIKGGKELVKQNFVSATLESCGRAYS; encoded by the exons ATGCATAAGAAATGTTTTTTCGATTTAAATCAAACTCCTACGGAGACATACACTAGCAGTAATATTGATGAAAGTGAAATTACTTTTGATAAAAATGTTACAAGTATGAATGAAATTGTTTATGAACCATTTGTTGGTCAATGTTTTCTTAGCGAGGAAGAAGCTTTTGTATTTTATCAAAAGTTTGCAAAAGAAAATGGATTCTCAGTTCGAAAAGGAAGATTCGATAACAAGAATGGAGAAAAAAGACGGCGTGATTTTTTTTGTCACCGTGAAGGAAAGCCCGTGCCTAAGATTGTAGATCATTCTAAACAACAAAGAAATCGAGGTACCACTAAATGTGAATGTAAGGCTCATATGCGAATAAAATTGAGAAAAATAAATGAAATTTGTCCTAAAGAGTGGCAAGTCACTAGCTTTATTTTAGAGCATCATCATGATTTGTTATCTACCGAGGAGGTACCTTTTCTTCCATCATTTCGTAGTATAACAAACGAAGATGAGAAACGCATAATCATGCTTAGAGAAGGTGGTTTGTCAGTTAAGCAAATTATGCGTGTTATGGAGCTTGAGAAAAATCTAAAACACGGACAACTCGATTTTCTTAGTAAGGATGTTCGTAATCTTTTTGGTAAAGTTTTTCAAAAAAAATCCCATAATGATGCAAGAGATCTTTTAGAATATTGTCAAAAAAGTAGAAGAGAAAATTCTAGGTTTCAATATGCATTTACCGTTGATGATGAGAATAAATTAGAAAATATATTTTGGTCTCTTGCTCATTGTTTTGACTGGTATCAATCATTTGGAGATGTGGTGGTATTTGATACGACATACAAAGTGAATTCATACGAAATGCCTTTTGGCATATTTGTGGGCATTGACAATAATGGAAGGACTATATTGTTTGGTTGTGCATTACTACGTAATGAGACAACAAAAACATTTGAATGGCTCATGAAG ATATTTGTTTTGCATATGACAAAGGCGCCAAAGACTATTTTAACGGATCAAGATAAATGCATTATAGAGGCAATTTCTAAAGAGATGCCTTCAACGAAACATGCATTTTGCATTTGGCACATCACTAATAAGTTTAGTAGTTGGTTCAATTCAACCCTCAGAAGTGATTATTCAAGTTGGTGCTCGGAATTTTATAACTTATACAAGTTGGACACTATTGATGAGTGTGAGCAACAATGGCCATCCGTGATCACAAAGTACAATTTGAGGGAAAATAAACATATAATCGGATTGTACCGTGTCAAGACATTTTGGGTACCCGCTTATCTTCGAGAGTTCTTTTTTGGCGGCATGACCACAACCGGAAGATCCGAAAGTATAAATGCATTTGTAAAGAAATTTTTATCTTCCAATACTCTTCTACTTCAATTTATTAAACAA GTTGATTTTGCAATAGAAGATGCTGAACAAACACAATTGCAAGATATTATGTTGGAGAAATATAGGGGATCTCAATTGAGGTCACAATCACCCCTAGAGGAGCAAGCTCATCGTTTTTTATCTCCATATGCGTTTAAGAAATTTCAAGTCCAGTTTGGATTAGCAATTCAATATTCAATTAAGCCGGAAACATGTACAAA ATGGAGTCGTAAAGGAGTTTCCAATACACAAGAAGCATCATTTGAAAATGTGTCACTTCTACATACTGATGAACATGTGATAGATTTGGTTCAGTGCCCTCCGATATCGAAAACGAAAGGACGTCCAAAAGATAACAATAGGATTAAAGGGGGGAAGGAATTGGTAAAACAA AATTTTGTGAGTGCAACACTAGAATCTTGTGGAAGAGCCTACTCTTGA